GACAAAGTACAATGTGCCGGGATTTTTACCTCCGCCAATACTTGACTTTACTGGTTTAATGGGCCAGGCAGAAGGAAATTCCAAATGGCCATTTTCTTTGAGTTGAATCATTGTAAGAAACTTAGCCAAAGGACTCTAGCCCAGGTGGTTAGAGCTTTCCAGCGGCACCCCCtaggtcctgagttcgactcctCGTGGGAACGAATTTCAAGCTGGGGGTAACACCCCCCTCCCCCCGTCGAGTTATACACGTAACCACTGCGGTGTCTTCAGAGATATGCACGTGGCCCACGTGTCCTGGGCACCCTGTGGCGTGTCCGAGCAGCCGGCCTTCGGGGGGTTTTCTCGACTGGGCCAGGAAGAGAATTTCTTCTAACGCTAATGTCGTGGGGGCGGCTTTACCCCCACCAGCCGAGTTTtttttattataagaaaattagCCCTCGTTATATCTTATTCGCAGTTTTGGAGTTCAATTGAAGTAGACGAAAATATCTTAGTTTGGTCTTATTTGCTTTGGAAAAAAATTCAAACCATGGTAATTCACAGGTCCACTACTTCATTCGAGGCCTCATATAGTAGTACCTTCAACCAGTGATCTGAAATTGTGAAGTAAATGCTTATTTGCATATTTCTGATTCTCAAGCAAGTATGCAGAAACAGAAAACTGAATAAAGGATGATTAAAACAATAATGATCAGGAAAAGGAAAAACCGAAGTGAAGAAGCCGGTATCGTTTCTTTAGCATCAAAACCTAAGAAACACGCCTTATAATCCCTGCTGAAAAAATGCTCATTCAACAACTAACTTTCAAATTTTTATGCATTATTTGTGGAAGTTTCCTTATTTAAGTAAACTTATCTGAGTGACTCAGCTTTCCTTACAGTTGCCAGATATCCTAACCATTTTAATGAGCCATAGATAGCTGGTACCACTTTTGCATCAAAAGACATGTAGGTACCCTAAGGCATGTATGCATGCTAAGTTCCATTGTTGGTAGAGTGGTTGGGCTCAAATTGGTGGTACAAAAAGCTAGCGCAATGAACTCTAGCCAACCTGGCCTTTCAGCATTTAAATAGCAAAAATATTGGAGTGCTTTTGGAAAGAAAACCATTAGTTAGGCTTGGTTGATTCTCCTCATGTAGACATATTAATGATCAATTGCTCTGCATTTTCCTAAAACTGTCTCATTGTACTGCAAATGGTATATGGCtccagcctaccccaacttgctgtTGTACATTGTAATGAACCTAGTTTTCTTCCATGTAAAATTATTAATGTTAACAATGTGCATTACATCAACATGCTGAGAGACCACTTACAATGCAACCCTGCTAGCATTCCATTCATCCCTTATGTTCACTTTTACCTGAAGAAACATGCTTCTTACTGGCAAGTGTGGAATTTTCATTGCAGGTTAAACATGAAGACAGTGATCTCTTCCCAAAGAATGGTACCAGCGCTGTTATCAGGGAAGGCAACATTCTAAAGATGCAGCGCAAGCAGAAGCCGTGCACTCCCCTCCCCTCTAATAAGCAGAGTCGGTACTACCGGCCTCGGGTCAAGGTAAGCACCAGAACCGACTCTTGAAGTGATGTTTTCTGCAGCAGCAAAACCAGTATATATCTCATCTTTTGCACAGTCTCTGAAGGTGTCTGAGTTTTTGCGCTTTCACAGGGGAGGTTTGTCAGCAAGGCTTATTTTCTCCAGCAACAGCAAGCATTAGAGAAAGAGAGCTAAGGAAGATGGATCTTGCTCCAAGGAACATTTCTGGGGCTTCACTCTTGCTCTCTAGGAGAAGCAGCAGAGCTTCTCAATTTTCATTTCTGCAGCGTTATAGCGCGGCAGATGTAGAGATGCCTGTAGAGTGGCATGTAAGTTGTAATCATGGGGATCTGATGGTTGTTTCCTTGCAACTTCTCCAGCTCCAGATGCTGATGTAAAGAAGGCCATGAAGTGATATCCCAACCAGTTAATGGAACCGTGTTATCACTCTGTTTCTGCAATTCTGTTCTTAGTTTGCCGGGCTTCTTTTTTTTCTCCAGAGCTGTCATGTGAGTGAAGTCTGGGATGAGCAATAAGAACTGCAGCAGTACCAGAGAACTGAGAATAGTTGACCAGTATGTTTTGGTTGGTCTAATGATCCAAGTTGTGGTGGGGTTGGTGAGTGAGAAAGCACATGGCAACAAACCAGAGGCCTGTTATTTTTCCGTTTCCGACACGATTCTCATTAAGCCAACGGAAATATACGAGTTCGAAACAGaacaaagagaaagaaagaaacagCTACAGAGTCCTGTTCAAACGCAAGACTGTCTCGGAGCCCAGCCTCACCCACCAAGAGAAAAGAACCAACACGCCTGTATAAAAGCGACATAACAGGACTGACTCCCTTGTCTCAGCCTAACCTGTGCACCCACCACTAGCGACCTCCAGCCACTGCCCAAAACATCAACTATAACATCAGACGCAACAAAAGCATGTTCTTCCATCCGTCAGGATTACCCTTCTCCCTGAGGTATCCTCGTCTTTCCGCTGACCACCATTTCATGAGCTGGTTCACTCCAGCTTCTTTGGACGTGTTTGACATGGCTCCTCTTTAGGCTCCTCCAGAGAAGCTAGAGTCCGGCTCTTCTGAAAAATAGCATCCTAGAAAAATATTTGGCAGAGCTCCTCCACAGGAGCTAGAGCCGGAGCTAGGGAGAAGCCCTCCCAAACAGGCCCTTTGTCTGTGCTGTTACCAGAGATCTGTCGCTGCATATACAACTTACAAGCTATTAGGAGCGAGTAAATTAGAACACCAACCCAAAATCTCTGATGGTCTGGTTCATACTCCTATTTCAGGCCAGACTTTCGGTCAAATAAAACGTTCTTTAGCACCCAAAAAAATTAGCAGCGCTGTTGTTTTAATTGTCGTCGGTCTCAGAAAGATAATTTTTTATTCAACTTCTGCAAAAGATTGGctttctttttattatttttgacgtccttttattatctttttaaaaGTTTAATCTTTTTGTTATGTTTAGATACAAGAGCTAACTGCTAGCTAGTGAAAAATTAACTAAAATTAGCTCTAGTGCGCATCCAAACGTATGGACAAACTAAATATTAGCCAACTAGCTAGTTAACCTAAGCTAGGAGCAAGTCCAGGTGTTCCCTGTAATTAATTTGCTAAATCAATAAATTTACGAGTTAACAAAATACTCCCCTCATTCCAAATTAAATGCATATCCCAATTAGCTTAATAAACTTAGGAATTAGTTCTACCTCATCAAATAGTACCGTTCTCCTACGCGGGGTTGGGAGCAGCGACCATCGTGATCGTCCTCGTGGCGGCGGTGTGGTCACCGGTGCGCGCAGTTGGTGGTGGAGTTGGAGACCCCGACGGCGACGGCAGTGGGCACACCCGCCGATACGATAGGGGAAGACGTCGGCAGAAAAGCGTACTCCGATTGACCATTAAAACAAAAACGAGAAGCGCGCTCACCGTACTCCAGTCTAGGCAAACCACGGCCCCAGAAAAAAAGAGGCgcctttccttttctttctccTCCCACCCACCCGGATCCTCCGCGCGTGCCGCCAGGCCCGCCGCGatggccgcactccgcctccccGCCCCGCCGGCGGCGAGGTGGTCCCACCTTCcttccgcctccgccgccgcgcgtCGGGTCTCGCCCCCTCGCCATCTCGCGGCGCGGCGGGCCAAGGGGGAGGACACGCCGGAGCCGCCGGTGAGGACGCTGCTGATCAACAACTACGACAGCTACACCTACAACATATTCCAGGAGCTGTCGGTCGTCAACGGCGGTGAGTATGAAAGCGGCTCTCACTTCTCCGCGCCTGCCGCTGCGTCGcgtgagcggcggcggcgtgctcaTTGCGCCTTCTTGGGCGGGCGGTGGAACTGACGGAAGCTCGTGACACCTCCGCAGTGCCGCCCGTGGTCGTGCGCAACGACGAGTGGACGTGGAGGGACGTCTTCAACCGGGTGTACAAGGACCGGGCCTTCGACAACATCGTCATCTCGCCTGGCCCTGGATCTCCGGCTTGCCCCGCCGACATAGGTTTGTGGGCAAACTTCGTCTTCAGCTTTGCCCTGTTCTACTTGAACTTACTTATCTGGTGCATGTTTTTGTTTTCAGGTGTATGTCTGCGCATACTTTTGGAGTGTGGAGATATACCCATCTTGGGTGTCTGCCTTGGCCACCAGGTGATATTCAAATCCACCTTTCTTTTTCAATGTCATCCTTGTGAATTTATTTTGGATCACAAAGGAATTTGCATGGATCACGTGGCTGTAACTACTGAAATGCCGTTGCTGTTGTTGATGTTGTCTACTTGTCTTTGACCATTGCAGGCCCTGGGATTTGtacatggtgctaagattgttCATGCTCCAGAAGCTATACACGGGCGACTCAGGCAAGGCCTTGAATTCATGTTAATAAAATTCGCTGAGCACTGCTGCTGAATTCTTGCTATTCTTACAGTTTATGCATGATTTAACACTCCTCTTTATTGTTTCAGTGAAATTGAGCATGATGGATGCTACCTCTTTAATTGTGTCCCATCAGGTAGAAACTCTGGCTTCAAGGTTAGTGTACCACTTGTCCCATCCCTTGCCATTTGTGTTTCATTTCAGTCTTCAGTTTCCATATGAACTTCTAAATGCTTTGAACTTGCTTGTGCTGTTTTCAGGTAGTGAGGTATCATTCACTTGTAATAGAATCTGGTTCTCTACCTGGTGATCTTACATCAATAGCGTGGACTGCTTCTCCAAATTTGCTTTCTTACCTTGAAAGTGACCGAAGTAATGTCAGCACCTTCTTGGGATCATTGGACAACAACTTTATGACAAACCCTCTAGAGTACAGTAACAATGATGGGGAACTATCCAGCATAGGACATACTAGTGAGTCAGATGATGGCAGAGTTATCATGGGCATCAGGCACTCTAGCAGGCCTCATTATGGAGTGCAGGTATCCTAGTTTGTCCTGTGCGGTGATTTCTCTATGTTGTAGTAAGCTGTTCTTACACATGATTGCCCTTTAACCCAGTTTCATCCAGAGAGCATTGCTACTCATCACGGAAGACAGATTTTCCGAAACTTTAAGAAGATAACAGGAGATTTTAGATTGTGCTCATCATGGCTTCAGGAAAGAAAGGTTCACAGTATTGGTAAACTGGAAAAATCTCAAGTACTGTCTATGATGAAGTAGTTGACACACTATACCTTTACACATCATTTTAGCAGAGACTCCTGTTATTCTGCAGGTCAATTCTGCAAGCCATTGTGATTCTATCCCTAAGGACTTGTGTACTGAAAGAATGGAACTTTCAGAGCCTGTACTTGGAAAGAGAGGCATTGGGAAAAAGTGTTTACGATTACGATGGAAGAAGATTGAAAATTTCCTTTGTCCCACAGTTGGCTCTGAAGACATATTTGGGCTGCTTTTTGGCCATCAAAGCGGTGAAGACACGTTTTGGTTGGATAGCTCATCAGTCGACCAGGTATGCAGTCAGCTTACTCTTAACTAATCACCAAAATCGAATGAAAAAAAAAGAGGATACTATTTTCTCttcaactcatgatctacatgaatTGAGCTGCAATCACTGTCTCGTTGAGTGATAAATCTGGAAATTTGCTGAAACTTATTTGGATTGCGACTTCTTTTCTTTCCTCATGGAGATAGTGAATTCACTTTTGTGTGTCACATGATCTTTTCTGTCTTTGTTGTGATCAATTTCTGCTTGCAGAATAGGGCACGTTTTTCATTCATGGGTGGCAAAGGTGGGTCCCTGTGGAAGCAAATGGCATTCCACCTATCTGGTCAAAGGTAAGAAGGAATCATGCTTTAGTGCATTATAAGCATTATGTCTGCCAGCATGTGGTAGAGACCTTCATGTTATTCTGCATATCACAAATTCTTTTCCAGAGCCAATTGTGGAGGAACGCTTATTACCCAAGATGCTTATGGATATACTGCCAAAAACTTCATCAAAGAGGGCTTCTTGGAGTTCCTTAACAGGGTATATGTTTAAAGATTGATGCTTCTGATAACTATTTTAATCTTATTAATTTTGTGTGATTATAACCTGGTTACCATTTGCCACTATCTATGTCTTGTAGTCTCATAGTCTGAATAATTTACTCAAGCAGAAATGACTTCGTGTTCATTAATAGGTACAAGGAGCCCAACTGTTTTGGTATTTTTTTTAATGTACAATAGCCCAACTGTTTTGtttaaattaaataattaaatgGGGATTAGAGGGTTTAACATAGATCACCTGCCACTATAGGAACTTTCTCAGCTCCTGCAGTAGAGAGGAACAAAATAATTGTGTTACTAGGTTATGTAGTCAATTGGTAGCAAGCCAGGGTTTTTGACTGGTTTTAGCCATGTCCAAAACAAAATGTGCTGGTCTGAGGCATCTCAGCATGAAGTATTTGTGGTTACCGACATACTCCCTCCATGTCCCTAAAGAAAGTCGTTTTAGACATCGACACGGTCTCCAAAAACAACTTTGACTGctactttttgctataaaatatttataaaatatagttaaTCTAtactttttatttataaaactacattttgagatgaatctacttacatcactttatattttcaaactcaaaccaaaagaatttatttgtagtcaaagtttaaaatgtttgacttaagacaatctCAAAACGACTTTCTTTAGGAAcatggagggagtactatttgTATTCTGTATGTTAACACGATCATCCATACCATAGGTTTATGAGTAAAGTGTAATATGCAGTAGATTGTGCCATGCATTTGTCTGAGTTTTGATTCTCACTGTTTCACACTTTGCAGGAGATCGAGTCCATTCAATTCAATGAGAAGGATTACGAAGGACTGCCCTTTGAATTCTATGGTGGCTTCGTTGGATATCTAGGGTATGTTAATTTCTTGTCATGAATCGACGCTTTTTTTTTAACTCAAATTATACACTTCTGGCAGTAGATTCGATATTATGCATCGATTTTGCCTGCACTTGATTAGTTTCCTGCTACAAACAGGTCTTCCATGCTACAAACTATTGTTTTCTATCTTTGACTTCCCCATTCCTGTAATCATCTCGTGCGGACAATGGATCCTTCTGTACATCATTTAATTCTCTTTGTATTATCTATTTCTTTTGGGTTTCTTTAAGATCCTTTTGAACCTCAGTTTTCATTGTATACCAGGTATGGTCTTAAAGTGGAGTGCGATGCATCATCTAACAAGGCCAAATCAAGTACTCCTGATGCATGTTTCGTCTTTGCTGATAACACTGTGGTGGTTGATCACAGTAATGGTGATGTGTATATTTTGTCACTGCATGATGAATTTTATTCTAGTAATGGAGATGGGATATGCAAAAATTCAACACATACTTCATGGTTAGTTGAGACTGAGAAGAAGCTTCTCAGGTTGGGTGGTATGTCCCCAGGATCACCAATTAATGGGAAGGCATATGCTAGATCATCCAGTGTGCATAAGCAGAGTTTTGTTGTAGAGAAATCAAAGGATCAGTATATTAGAGATGTTCAGAGTTGCTTGGACTATATCAGGGATGGAGAAAGCTATGAGTTGTGCTTAACTACTCAGATGAAGAGAAGAGTAGACTATATAAATGCGCTCCAACTCTACCTTAAACTGAGAAAACAAAATCCAGCACCTTATGCAGCTTGGCTTAACTTCTCCTCAGAAAACTTGAGCATATGTTGCTCTTCTCCAGACCGAGGTGGAGTTCTAGAAGCAAAACCAATCAAAGGTACTATAGCACGTGGCAGAATACCAGAGGAAGATGAATGCTTACGTTTGCAGTTGAAATACAGGCAAGTACACTATATTGTCTTCTAGATATATCTTGGCTCTACCACTCTTTATTCAGGAAATATTGAGCTTGGGATGCTGTTTCTTTGCTTTCCCTGATTTATTTTATTTGCTATTCTTAGTATTTTAAATTAAGTTTCTTCACAAATGGTCTTGTGGAAGAAGTTGGTAAAAATAACTTGATTAGTGTGTTAAGGAATcaaaaaatatatattgacattcaTGTTTAAGCTTGGTTCAATAGTCTGTTCTGCTGAAGCTAATTCAGTTTTTAGTTGACAGATCTATGACAGAAAATTGCATGGTTGTATAACATTTACTGTAAGCACAAGAGACCTAGTTTTTTGTTGTGTATCATTGGAGGTTTCTACAGTCACAACTATTTCTTATCAGTATCTTCCTTTCCTGCCAGATCAGTTTCAATGTTATCTAGATGTTCGAATGCTAACCCTGTAGGATTATGGATTTGTTTATCACAGTGCTCATGCTACtcctatattttttctttttgcatgTGCTCAACTTCAACAGTGAAAAAGATCAGGCTGAGAACTTGATGATTGTTGACCTCCTAAGAAATGATCTTGGCAAGGTTTGTGAACCAGGGAGTGTGCATGTCCCTCGTCTCATGGATGTAGAATCATATAAAACTGTCCACACCATGGTGAGTACTGTCCGTGGAACAAAGAAGTCGAATCTAAGCCCTGTTGATTGTGTGAAAGCGGCCTTTCCAGGTGGTTCAATGACTGGGGCCCCAAAAGTTAGATCAATGGAGATCCTTGATTCACTTGAAACTAGTCCGAGAGGTGTGTACTCAGGATCGATTGGGTTCTTTTCGTACAACCACACATTTGATCTGAACATTGTGATTCGAACGGTTATCCTGCATGATGGAGAAGCCTCAGTAGGGGCAGGTGGGGCGATTGTAGCACTGTCAAACCCAGAAGCAGAATACAATGAAATGTTGCTTAAAGCAAAAGCACCAACAAAGGTGGTTGAGGATTTCATTCAAACAATTTACAGCTCAGATCGATCGGATTCGATGCAGACAACCATAAGCTAGATCATATAGGCAAGCAAAGGTTCACTGTTTATGGAAACACAAAAGGCATTACAATGGACTTCAGCAAACACCATGTATCTGAGAAATTTGACCTCAGCAATTGGTGCGTGCTAATGAACATTGGCAGTAGGGTTAGGGCATATCTTCTTCGCAAAGGCATGAACATTCCAATTCCTTTgccaaaaggaaataaaagagatGCGAAGAGGATGTTGAAGTCAGTTCGGATTCATGGTGGCATATACAGTTTGGTGACATGGTGTCAACTTATAGACTAATGAAGCTACAAAAGGAAACCATACCAGCTTATGTATACCTCAAATCGATCATCCACAGTTTTCCCCCCTGAAGAATGCATACATGTTTTTTTGTTAATGCATTTCCCCTTTCTGGGGAGTTGCATTCTGTAACTAAATCTACAAAATCAACAGTCAGTGTGTGGCAGAAATGAAAGAAATTGATATTGTTGTGTTGTACGATTGTACCAATCAACTATATCTGGAATATTCTTTGACGTTATTATAAATGTATTCTTGTTAGGGGCGAACTTCACGTTTCATCCGCCTTTCCGAGTGGAGCTTTCCAGCTTCTGAAATCCCATTGTACTGAATATTCTATTGTCAGGGATTTCTGTTAAGGAGTCCGAGCTGTGGCTCAATCTGTTTGTTCTTGTTGCTTGTGGCAGTGACGTTCATGAGTCCTGAGATGCGACTTTTTTGTTTAGTTTTGTGGATCTTCTTGGATTTATTGCTAGTGAACCAAAAAATGTTTTTCATGTCCAGAGGCAGCACTCGGTTGGCATATTAGAGTGAGCAGATGACCATTTGGGGCTTGCTGAGCGGCGGCGGCAACCAGCGAAGAACGCGTCAAAAAGATGGCGTCTTCCAGCCGCGGCCGGTCGCCGGCCGGCAGGGACCCCGTCGTTTGATCTGTTTGATTCAGATTCGGGTGCATGGTTGATCGAACAGCCGCGCACGTCGCGCCATTTCTGAGTTCGTAGTTGGAATTTAAATAGGGTGATCTGGCCACGCGCGAGCCACGACcctcggcgacggcgacgacttAGCGCGCGCGTGAGCCGTGAGGCACCAGCAGGGAGAGAAGCGAGCGAGGCGAGGCAGACGACCGGCgcgcccgccgccaccgccgccgatgGGTTCAGTGTCGGTGCAGAAGCGGTGGCGGAAGGCGTGCGGCGCCATCAAGGACTCCGCCACCGTGGGGATCGCCAAGGTGaacagcggcggcggccgcgagCGCAAGGACCTCGACGTCGCCGTGGTCAAGGCCACCACCCACGTCGAGCGACCGCCCAAGGAGCGTCACGTCGCCGGTGACACTACTTGTCCCcgcgctctcttctcctctcctgcGATCGACCGCTCCAGTGAAAATCTAACTGGTCGGCTGTCGCTGCAGCGATCTTCGCCGCCACGTCCTCCTCCCGCCCGCTCACCGACGTCTCCTACTGCGTCCACGCGCTCGCCAAGCGCCTCTCCAAGACGCGTAACTGGGTGGTACGTACGCCATTGCCAGCCATTGCTTCTTCCCCGATCGATCTGATGCACAAGGAAAATGGTAAAATGCTTTATGAAAAAAAAACTGGGCAGGTCGCTCTGAAGACGCTGATCGTGATCCACAGGACGCTGCGCGAAGGCGACGCGGCGTTCAGGGAGGAGCTGCTCGGCTACCGGCGCAACGGCCACGCCCTGCGGATGTCCAACTTCAAGGATGACTCCAGCCCACAAGGTTACATTGCATCTCCATTCCAACCTGAATGCATTTCTGCTTGCTTCTTGACCTGAACCTGACTCTCGTCTGCACTGTCTCTTGCAGCATGGGACTGCTCTGCGTGGGTGCGCACGTACGCGCTGTATCTCGAGGAGCGGCTTGAGTGCTTCAGAGTCCTCAGATACGACATCGAGTCCGAGCGACTGAGACCTGCAGAGGGAGACCCCAAGGTTTGTGACTTTGTGCAATTGCAACTGGTTTCAGAGTTTCAGTGACACAGTTTCTTCTTTCTTACTAGCATATGCTTGACTGCTTAACTTTCAGGGGCAGAGCAGAACAAGGACCTTAGGCCAGGACGATCTCTTGGAGCAGCTTACTGCACTGCAGCAGCTGCTCTTCCAGCTTGTCAGCTGTCAGGTAGAAGAGCACACAGGCACACAGCTAGGAGTACCTTCTGTATCAATGTCAAGTACTGTTCCTGACTATACCAGACTAATCTTGCAAAATGCTGCACTGGTGGTTCTTGCAGCCTGAAGGGGCAGCTTTTGGAAACTACCTCATACAGTATGCCTTGGCTCTGGTATGTCCGTATGTATGTGTAACCTCAGTGCTGATTAGCATTGTTTGCTAGCATCATTGATCGAGATGACGACACATGAACTGCTCAGGTGTTGAAGGAAAGCTTCAAGGTCTACTGTGCACTCAATGATGGGATCATTAACCTTGTGGATTTGGTACTTTGATGAACTTCCTCTCCTATGAGATGGCAGTGTACATCTtggttttttttttaataaaagtgTACATCTTGGTTTTTGTGACAGTTTTGGATTCTGATGTTTTTTGCAGTTCTTTGATATGACAAAACTTGATGCTATCAAAGCTCTGGACATCTATAGAAGGACAGGAAATCTGGTGTGTACAACTGCAGCATGATGacttgataccattctgtggaaTTTTTACAGCTGTCTATGTGAGCTAATGATCATCAGATTATAACAGGCGAAGTCTCTTTCTGATTTCTACGAGCTCTGCAGACGTCTGGAACTGGCCAGAAGCTTCCAGTTTCCAATTCTGagagaggtccttgcaccaccaaACAGACTCCCCAATCTTGTTCCACCACGGTTCATCTATTAAAGTTCTTAGTATAGTAGGGAGTTCTGAACTCTGATGCCAAACACTTCCTTTTCCTGAATGATCTTCAGCCACCACCATCATTTCTTGGAACAATGGAGGAGTACATCAGAGAAGCCCCTAGAACTGCACCTCTTCCAAATGAGACCATAGTGAGTtaattcattttattttcttttgtgtTATTCAGCTAATCTAAAATATATACAAATTCTAAATCTCCTGTACT
The nucleotide sequence above comes from Miscanthus floridulus cultivar M001 chromosome 18, ASM1932011v1, whole genome shotgun sequence. Encoded proteins:
- the LOC136520963 gene encoding putative clathrin assembly protein At5g57200 isoform X1, coding for MGSVSVQKRWRKACGAIKDSATVGIAKVNSGGGRERKDLDVAVVKATTHVERPPKERHVAAIFAATSSSRPLTDVSYCVHALAKRLSKTRNWVVRTPLPAIASSPIDLMHKENGKMLYEKKTGQVALKTLIVIHRTLREGDAAFREELLGYRRNGHALRMSNFKDDSSPQAWDCSAWVRTYALYLEERLECFRVLRYDIESERLRPAEGDPKGQSRTRTLGQDDLLEQLTALQQLLFQLVSCQPEGAAFGNYLIQYALALVLKESFKVYCALNDGIINLVDLFFDMTKLDAIKALDIYRRTGNLAKSLSDFYELCRRLELARSFQFPILREPPPSFLGTMEEYIREAPRTAPLPNETIEYQQLDFVIRYEKEQTPELTFEAFEEPVAEEAPPEHEEPAQFADDDSDNEPETPTATADLLGLHEVNPAAAALEESNALALAIVPPGGSSNASAIGLSEITGSSGWELALVTAQPSSSNQLAESKLAGGFDRLLLDSLYEDGARRQQQATMNAAYGNGHASDQQNDPFAMSNGVAPPTGVQMSMIARPQQAMFGMPQQLQFQPQYGAAAVSQFNPFGDAYSVALSCQGAPLHGSGGSFI
- the LOC136520963 gene encoding putative clathrin assembly protein At5g57200 isoform X2 — protein: MGSVSVQKRWRKACGAIKDSATVGIAKVNSGGGRERKDLDVAVVKATTHVERPPKERHVAAIFAATSSSRPLTDVSYCVHALAKRLSKTRNWVVALKTLIVIHRTLREGDAAFREELLGYRRNGHALRMSNFKDDSSPQAWDCSAWVRTYALYLEERLECFRVLRYDIESERLRPAEGDPKGQSRTRTLGQDDLLEQLTALQQLLFQLVSCQPEGAAFGNYLIQYALALVLKESFKVYCALNDGIINLVDLFFDMTKLDAIKALDIYRRTGNLAKSLSDFYELCRRLELARSFQFPILREPPPSFLGTMEEYIREAPRTAPLPNETIEYQQLDFVIRYEKEQTPELTFEAFEEPVAEEAPPEHEEPAQFADDDSDNEPETPTATADLLGLHEVNPAAAALEESNALALAIVPPGGSSNASAIGLSEITGSSGWELALVTAQPSSSNQLAESKLAGGFDRLLLDSLYEDGARRQQQATMNAAYGNGHASDQQNDPFAMSNGVAPPTGVQMSMIARPQQAMFGMPQQLQFQPQYGAAAVSQFNPFGDAYSVALSCQGAPLHGSGGSFI